A single region of the Triticum dicoccoides isolate Atlit2015 ecotype Zavitan chromosome 2B, WEW_v2.0, whole genome shotgun sequence genome encodes:
- the LOC119363764 gene encoding CST complex subunit TEN1-like — MASSTLKPGVPITLQELEPSSEMFKQGASIRVTGILQSYDVDSAVAVIQDGSARLKIDTQNLRDISFCSNSTFQFIGELLIQPNNDAILQARVGRNVDGLDLNLYQQSLIIRRQHEAKLLSSRRP, encoded by the exons ATGGCATCTTCTACTCTAAAACCAGGTGTGCCTATTACTTTGCAAGAGCTAGAGCCCTCCTCAGAGATGTTCAAGCAAGGGGCATCCATCCGGGTAACAGGAAT CCTTCAGTCATATGATGTGGACTCTGCAGTTGCTGTCATTCAAGATGGCAGTGCTAGACTGAAGATTGATACTCAAAACCTGAGAGACATTAGTTTCTGCAGTAATTCCACGTTCCAGTTCATCGGTGAACTCCTGATCCAGCCAAACAACGAT GCGATTCTACAAGCACGTGTGGGCAGGAATGTTGATGGACTTGACCTGAACCTTTACCAGCAGTCTTTGATCATCCGACGGCAACATGAAGCCAAACTACTGAGCTCCAGGAGGCCATGA
- the LOC119363763 gene encoding uncharacterized protein LOC119363763 — MAEEQSGPPAADGVVVAMKGHPGSGKSTVARAIASSLRCPLLDKDDVRDCTLHLERAAAGSGILNDLSYAVLWRLAERQLRLGLSIVVDSPLSRRAHLDALARLPAALVIIVECRPGNQDEWRRRLEERGGVLADDGWHKPKTWADLERLVEGYQGCTNYDIRDVPRIVVDTTDPTVSTEAIAVRVVDFIRSLLARAH, encoded by the coding sequence ATGGCCGAGGAACAATCTGGCCCGCCGGCAGCGGACGGGGTGGTGGTGGCGATGAAGGGCCACCCGGGGTCAGGCAAGTCCACGGTGGCTCGTGCCATCGCCTCCTCGCTCCGATGCCCGCTCCTTGACAAGGACGACGTGCGGGACTGCACCCTGCACCTCGAGCGCGCCGCCGCCGGCAGCGGCATCCTCAACGACCTTTCCTACGCCGTGCTCTGGAGGTTGGCCGAGAGGCAGCTCCGGCTTGGCCTGTCCATCGTCGTCGACTCCCCACTGTCGCGCCGAGCCCATCTCGATGCTCTGGCCCGCTTGCCTGCTGCACTTGTTATCATTGTGGAATGCCGGCCAGGCAACCAAGATGAATGGCGCCGCAGGCTGGAGGAGCGTGGAGGCGTCTTGGCCGATGATGGATGGCATAAGCCCAAGACGTGGGCCGACCTAGAAAGGCTTGTGGAAGGGTACCAAGGATGCACAAACTATGACATTAGGGATGTGCCGAGGATCGTTGTGGATACAACGGACCCGACGGTCAGCACCGAGGCAATCGCTGTGAGGGTTGTGGATTTTATTAGGTCTCTTCTAGCCCGTGCGCATTAG